Proteins from a genomic interval of Oreochromis aureus strain Israel breed Guangdong linkage group 6, ZZ_aureus, whole genome shotgun sequence:
- the pmm2 gene encoding phosphomannomutase 2 isoform X2 has protein sequence MAEFLQKLRTLVRVGVVGGSDLSKIKEQLGDDVIQKVDYVFAENGLVAYKNGQLHSVQSIQAHMGEELLQDFINFCLNYMAKIKLPKKRGTFVEFRNGMLNVSPIGRSCTQEERIEFYELDKKEKIRETFVSVLKEEFKGKGLSFSIGGQISFDVFPDGWDKRYCLGIVEKDDYSTIHFFGDKTKPGGNDYEIYCDPRTVGHEVSSPEETRRLCEQLFFS, from the exons ATGGCAGAGTTCCTCCAGAAGCTGAGGACTCTGGTTCGGGTCGGCGTCGTCGGAGGGTCCGACCTCAGCAAGATCAAGGAGCAGCTGGGAGATGACG TGATCCAGAAGGTGGACTACGTGTTTGCTGAGAACGGCCTGGTGGCGTATAAGAACGGACAGTTACACTCTGTGCAG tccatTCAGGCCCACATGGGGGAGGAGCTGCTGCAAGACTTCATCAACTTCTGTCTGAACTACATGGCCAAGATCAAACTGCCCAAGAAAAG GGGGACCTTCGTGGAGTTTCGTAACGGGATGTTGAACGTGTCTCCGATCGGACGCAGCTGCACGCAGGAGGAGCGGATCGAGTTCTACGAGCTGGACAAG AAGGAGAAAATCCGAGAGACGTTTGTGTCCGTGTTAAAGGAGGAGTTCAAAGGAAAAGGACTCTCGTTTTCCATCG GAGGTCAGATCAGCTTTGACGTGTTTCCTGACGGCTGGGATAAAAGGTACTGCCTGGGCATCGTGGAGAAGGACGACTACTCCACCATCCACTTCTTTGGAGATAAGACCAAACCT GGAGGAAACGACTACGAGATCTACTGCGACCCCCGGACCGTCGGCCACGAGGTGTCCAGCCCGGAGGAGACGCGGCGCCTGTGTGAGCAGCTCTTCTTCTCCTGA
- the pmm2 gene encoding phosphomannomutase 2 isoform X1, protein MSDAGVDTSTLCLFDVDGTLTAARQRVTPDMAEFLQKLRTLVRVGVVGGSDLSKIKEQLGDDVIQKVDYVFAENGLVAYKNGQLHSVQSIQAHMGEELLQDFINFCLNYMAKIKLPKKRGTFVEFRNGMLNVSPIGRSCTQEERIEFYELDKKEKIRETFVSVLKEEFKGKGLSFSIGGQISFDVFPDGWDKRYCLGIVEKDDYSTIHFFGDKTKPGGNDYEIYCDPRTVGHEVSSPEETRRLCEQLFFS, encoded by the exons ATGAGTGACGCCGGTGTGGACACGAGCACGCTCTGCCTCTTTGACGTTGACGGCACGCTTACGGCCGCGAGACAG cggGTGACCCCGGACATGGCAGAGTTCCTCCAGAAGCTGAGGACTCTGGTTCGGGTCGGCGTCGTCGGAGGGTCCGACCTCAGCAAGATCAAGGAGCAGCTGGGAGATGACG TGATCCAGAAGGTGGACTACGTGTTTGCTGAGAACGGCCTGGTGGCGTATAAGAACGGACAGTTACACTCTGTGCAG tccatTCAGGCCCACATGGGGGAGGAGCTGCTGCAAGACTTCATCAACTTCTGTCTGAACTACATGGCCAAGATCAAACTGCCCAAGAAAAG GGGGACCTTCGTGGAGTTTCGTAACGGGATGTTGAACGTGTCTCCGATCGGACGCAGCTGCACGCAGGAGGAGCGGATCGAGTTCTACGAGCTGGACAAG AAGGAGAAAATCCGAGAGACGTTTGTGTCCGTGTTAAAGGAGGAGTTCAAAGGAAAAGGACTCTCGTTTTCCATCG GAGGTCAGATCAGCTTTGACGTGTTTCCTGACGGCTGGGATAAAAGGTACTGCCTGGGCATCGTGGAGAAGGACGACTACTCCACCATCCACTTCTTTGGAGATAAGACCAAACCT GGAGGAAACGACTACGAGATCTACTGCGACCCCCGGACCGTCGGCCACGAGGTGTCCAGCCCGGAGGAGACGCGGCGCCTGTGTGAGCAGCTCTTCTTCTCCTGA